In Oncorhynchus keta strain PuntledgeMale-10-30-2019 chromosome 19, Oket_V2, whole genome shotgun sequence, a single genomic region encodes these proteins:
- the LOC127909092 gene encoding 60S ribosomal protein L30, whose product MVAAKKTKKSLESINSRLQLVMKSGKYVLGYKQSQKMIRQGKAKLVILANNTPALRKSEVEYYAMLAKTGVHHYSGNNIELGTACGKYFRVCTLAIIDPGDSDIIRSMPDQPQGEK is encoded by the exons ATGGTGGCCGCCAAGAAGACG AAAAAGTCCCTGGAGTCCATCAACTCCCGTCTCCAGCTGGTGATGAAGAGCGGTAAATATGTCCTGGGATACAAGCAGTCTCAGAAGATGATCCGCCAGGGAAAAGCCAAGCTGGTCATCCTGGCCAACAACACACCTGCCCTCAG GAAGTCTGAAGTGGAGTACTACGCCATGTTGGCCAAGACAGGCGTCCATCActacagtgggaacaacatcgaGCTGGGCACGGCCTGTGGGAAGTACTTCAGGGTGTGCACCCTGGCCATCATCGACCCCG GTGATTCTGACATCATCAGGAGTATGCCAGACCAGCCGCAGGGGGAGAAGTAG